In Polyodon spathula isolate WHYD16114869_AA unplaced genomic scaffold, ASM1765450v1 scaffolds_731, whole genome shotgun sequence, the genomic window GTGAGATTCtgtactgaggatctgagagccagctaattcaatacagtctagtatagagaactctgtactggggatctgagagccagctaattcaatacagtctagtatagagaactctgcactggggatctgagagccagctaattcaatacagtctagtatagagaactcagtgctgtactggggatctgagagccagctaattcaatacagtctagagaactcagtgctgtactggggatctgagagccagctaattcaatacagtctagtatagagaactctgtactggggatctgagagccagctaattcaatacagtctagtatagagaacactgtatctgagagccagctaattcaatacagtctagtatagagaactctgtactggggatctgagagccagctaattcaatacagtctagtatagagaactctgTACTGGGggtctgagagccagctaattcaatacagtctagtatctGTACTGGGggtctgagagccagctaattcaatacagtctagtatagagaactcagtactgtactggggatctgagagccagctaattcaatacagtctagtatagagaactctgtactggggatctgagagccagctaattcaatacagtctagtatagagaactctgtactggggatctgagagccagctaattcaatacagtctagtatagagaattctgtactggggatctgagagccagctaattcaatacagtctagtatagagaattctgtactggggatctgagagccagctaattcaatacagtctagtatagagaacactgtactggggatctaaGAGCCAGCTATTTCAATagtctagtatagagagctcTGTACTGGGGGTCTGAGAGCCAGCTATTTCAATACGGTCTAGTATAGAGAATTCTGTACTGGGGGTCTGAGAGCCAGCTATTTCAATACGGTCTGGAGCTCTCAGTGTGCTTTGAACTCCCATCATTCCTCCACTTAACTACTGTATGTATTGAAGATACACATGTGTAGGTAATAAATCAAACTAAAACATCCTAAATTGTGCAGACGtgcacagaaaacaaattaaaaacacataaaaacagcacacactaAGCTACCATTTGGAATGTTTGTCAACTAGAAAAACTGCCTGGTCAGAGTGTTTTTCAGCTGACATTCGGAGAACGGTTATCAACAGCAATGGCTTTTGCAGAACCCTCTCATCTCTAATGCAGAGTGTTTTTATAGTGCTTAAAGGGCAGTGGGGCGGGggttctgtttagttttttaatggtttaaataaacaaaagttaaGCATGCTTCATGTGCTTCTTTCTGCTATTCTCTAACagtttgcttttttcccccccaaaattCAGAATCTCCCATCAGATTTACAGAGGTGTGCTTCGTGTGTCTGAATCCTCCCTGCGGTTCAGCTGCTCTGACGATATTCATGATTCCAATTCTTTAGCTTTGTGGTTTTTTACACCCATTTCGGAGAGGTTGTAAACAGGAGGTTTCTTGTCATCTTGGGGGGCCATGGAGTTTTCTACACTGCAGGGACGGCAACAAGACAACACTAATACAAATCACATGCTCTGGAGAAGCCGTCAGCCTCTTTAGTAAAGTCTTGAATGTCTCAAACCGCTATGCAGCGGGAGCCTTAGTTGATAACAAGTCATTTAGCAGAGGCTTGTATCCAGAGTGTCTTACAGAGACtatggggtgaactatgcatcaccaactgctgctgcagagtcatctAGAACAGGATCTCGGTTTTATTTGAAGTTACCTCCCTGCAGTTCCTACAGTTTAGGAATTAATTTTTAATCAGCATTTACAGTGGTGTTAGAATCATTCAGATAGTCACCAATTGCATTGAGAGTGAGAGCTGGTGTCCTACAGCACCCCTGGGGTGTCTCAGGCAGTGATTGGGAAGGGTTTGCTGGAGGCACTTACCTGTGCTTGCCCTCCCAGTGCAGGATAAGCCTCTGTGTAGCAGCATGACCCCAGCTCTCCCCTGGAGTGGAGAAAACAGCACTACATTGTCAAACAAGTATGGACTGCATTCCAGGCAATGAGTTGACACTGAAAACCAGGATACTGCAATGTGTTACTGTCCCACTTAGTAACTGCAGTGCGCAGAGTCAGCGACCAAACCTGCAGCCGAACAAGCCCACCCACGAGGAGCATGCTGCCCTCTGGTGGTAAGAAACAACATAGCATTCACTGAAATTGACATCTGACAGCAACACATTCTGGACCTCGTGGTAAGAGGCTGTAACATGTCCCTTCACGCTATATTATTGCAGATGCACCTGCTGCATTCGGCAATGATATGTAATGTCAATCATGTGAAAATcaaaccccaccccctccccccacacgcacacgcacatttTCCTTTTTGCAGACTCTTACCTAAAGCTGGGACAAGCATGGACTGGTTCTGCCCAATTCGTGTTGTCATCTGATTGGTTAAGACGACCTGAGGAGAGAAAGCGCCCCCCGTTAGTGTTGATGACAGCGAGCGAGAGTGAATTATTTTGTGCTGATGAGTTTTCCCTTGTTATTCCAATGGCTCAGGACACTTGACATGATTTAGGGTGAAAATTAGAGGCACATTaatcacaaaacaataacatgctatataatgtattaaaaagtCAGTCTGGCTCATAGATAGGAAAGCTTCTTTCAACGTGCTGATCGGAATCTGAAATAATGTGATACGTGCCGCTAGCAGGGCCCTGGCAATACAGTACACTGTTCTGTACTCCACTTCAACCTCTTTGGGATGCCCTGGAGCCCACACTACAGCTTCTGCAGCTGAGGAACCGGATAAAACTGGACATCCAGGCTCCGTGCTCCTGCCCTGGTGCAAACAGAGTCCAAGCTAGGTGTTAAAAGAGCTCACTGCCACATTGTGCTGGCTGGCTATCTGGATGAGCTGCTGGGCCAGGCCGTTGAGAAGCCGAGTTCGAAGGGACAGGTCCTCAAAACTGTGGCGGAAAGGGAAGGCGATGCTGTCAATCACCACCAAGCGCACCTGTCAGGGGACACAGCACAGCCATGCTCAACCAATCACTGCGGAGGAGAGAGTGACTGAGATTCCTCACACCCAATCCCAATCTCACGCAAAAACAAACCCACCCCCAGTTACTGGTTTGCTACCATTCCCAGTGTTAGAAgaaaaaaggtatattttttgCAACATTTTGCTGTGCCTTGTCTGTGTGTTTCCCTGAATTCAATGTAAAGGCTTGTGGATGGTTACTGATAAGAACACATTTCTTATTTGGATTTGATATATGGAGGTTGGGAATGTGTCCTCTTCCTGTTTCTTGCAGTGATATATCTTaccagcagggtgtgtgtgttgaATGCATGAACTGTGTGTACGTTTATTAGAAGGACCGAAAGCAAATCAAGCTCTACTGGAAAAGAATTACAAAAGAAAGACCTGTTAAAGAATGATGTCACCACAGGTTAGGTGTGAAAAGGCTTGTTGAGAGATCTTTTGTTGGACTAGAGGAATGAAGACTGCACATACTAAACTCACTCATTGCTGTATTGATTCTGAGTTAATCCTCAAAATACACTGTGTAACTTTGAAAGATGTAATAACCAAAGCTTAAATAAAATGATACTGCAGTTGTAATTCCCAGCAGGAAACTTTTTATGCAATCACAGGCTTCTCTTTCTGCTGAGCGTCGTTCCCGGGCAACGCAGGCCTACCTTGGGGTGCTGAGACAGGAAGTCTGGCAGGAGATGTGTCTGAGCCAGCAGCTCCACGTAGTCATGGCAGCGAAACAGGAAGAGCTGGGAGAGGACAGTCTCAACGGCGAAACTCTGCAGGGCTTCCCGCTGCTCTGAGaagcaaacacagacagacatcaGGTGGGGAGCGGGACCCTGGGTGCGCCAAGCCCTTGGACAAGTTTACAACGCTAAATCTGCATTGTCATTTTGCTGTTTTCCCAGGATACTGTGCATTTGCTATAAATCTCTAGGCTTTAGAATGCTTCCTCCATGACTCCCCCCTACCCTGGTCACCCCCCCGATCTCTGTACCCGTGTCCTTTGTGATCAGAGTGCAGTGCTGCACAGCAGCCATGGCCACGTCCACGGCTCTCTCCACCAGAAAGCTGCCCTCCGTGTCGATGTAGACCGCCTGCCCGCCCAGCCCTCCGAAACACCCGGGGATCTGAGCATCCACGGCCAGCTGAATACTGTGGACAGGCAGAGAGAGCCAACGCATTATACACAGAGACCTACGCTTACAGGCACATGTGCTAAGCACTCACCTGCTCTTCCTAGCCTTTTTTCAATGCAAGTGAATCACAGACACATCTTAAATAAAGAGCCAGTCCCTTTGGTGAGGGGTTAGTTCAGGGTTCACTGGATTTTCGTGTTGGCGCCACCTGCTCTACACCAGACTATACAACTGATGAGACCAGTGCCTCACATGACTGTGGAACTATGAAATAAAACTAATGGAAATTTGTTCCATATTCAATTATACTTCTGTCTCTGCAGCGTAGCATAAaagcaattataataataataataattctggtcaTCCCGCCCGCAACCTCCCCGCCATCTATGGTACCAGAGCTGTGTCTTGCCCACTCCTGGTGCCCCACAGATCTCGGTGGTCTTGCCCACGGGAACGCCGCCCCCTAGTGCCTGGTCGAGTGCTGCGCAGAAGGTGATGACAGTGCCAAGCGCCTGTTCCCTCTCCAGCAGCTCCAGAGCCGTCAGCCTGCTCTCTGCTGCCCCCTCCTGGTCCAGGCCCCGTCGCACCTCCTGCAGCACCTCTAGCGCCTCCTGCTGGGAGATCCCTGCCTCTGCAACACACAGGACCAGCGAGAAATGTAAGAGTGccctgcagtgttgtgtgtgtgtgtgtgtgcactgctgTTAGACACTGTGGCCCCTGATAGTGAAATGAGGTTTAAAAACTCCTGGCTTATACAGAAAGTTACAGTAATCTACTGTTCAATACACTGCTTTGCTGTACCACTGCAGAGTTAATACTGCAAGTGATTTCGGAAGGGTTAGCTCGTGTGCCTTTGCTGATGCGGCAATGTAAGCAAACTGAACCATCAACAAAGCCTACTTTGTAATAAAGCAGACTGGGAGTCTGCAGAATGTAAGTATATAAACACAACACACGACGCTGTCGAGGCAGCAGTGCAGACTAACACAGTGCTTACCCACCTTTGCTTAGCTCGGTCGGTCTGAGGTCTCGGATGTCTTTAGCAGTCAGGAACCCGGCGCTGATCAGCCTCACTTTCACTGCCGGGGCGAAGGCAAAGCTCGCCACCTCTCTCTGCATCTTCAAACGCGCAGACAAGGGCAAATTCAAACTTCAAATGATGAATAGCGGGTTATTACACCGGGAATGTAACCATGTATTACAACTGTGAAAACAGAGCTGCTCAAGTAACTTAGTCTGAAACATCAATACAGTTACAATTCAGTTCCACTGTCTTCACTGGGCACACAATTAAATTATAACGTTCCTGACCCTCTGTAGAAGCCAGCAAAGTAAAGTTCCTGTACAATTTTAAACAGAGAATTTGCTTTGCAGCCGCGCTAGTTAAACCCAGTCGACTGAATTACGACATTGAACACGGCAACAGGAAACACAAAGCCAGCCAGATTGGACGTGACTTATAGTCCGCTAGCTCCCTCTGCTGGCTCACAACTATACTGCAAGGCTACGGGCTCCACCGTACTAGAAATCGTGCCCTCTTGAGTTCTTATATATCCTTGTAGAAAAATGCTATTTATacacaaagttaaaaaatacTCGATAACGTACTGTacaatactgttttatatatatgtataagtaTTTTTACAATGTTGATTTTCCTTTATCCCCTTCGACTTCACACTGTTTTGTCCGTGCGCGCCGCCGTCTTTCACTGAAGTCGGCAGTTTGCTCTGGATCATTCTGACCGTTACCCAGGTAGGGAATAATTAGCTCATGATAAAttatatacattaaattaaaGGTTTTGCCTCAGGGTAAACTTATCGAGAGTGGCTCAGACGTCTCCGCCTCCTCTCTCAGTTTCAGGAAACTGCCGCGAAGTTTTGAATAACAAATTCATTTAACTTTGGGAAACCGTTTCCTTCCAGACGAGTCTCTGGAAATAAACGCCATCTTAACCGACCTCGATAGTTGTTTTGGCGCTTTCAGGGATCCCTGTGATAGTAATTAAATCGGTACTAAATG contains:
- the rad51c gene encoding DNA repair protein RAD51 homolog 3, which gives rise to MQREVASFAFAPAVKVRLISAGFLTAKDIRDLRPTELSKEAGISQQEALEVLQEVRRGLDQEGAAESRLTALELLEREQALGTVITFCAALDQALGGGVPVGKTTEICGAPGVGKTQLCIQLAVDAQIPGCFGGLGGQAVYIDTEGSFLVERAVDVAMAAVQHCTLITKDTEQREALQSFAVETVLSQLFLFRCHDYVELLAQTHLLPDFLSQHPKVRLVVIDSIAFPFRHSFEDLSLRTRLLNGLAQQLIQIASQHNVAVVLTNQMTTRIGQNQSMLVPALGESWGHAATQRLILHWEGKHRFASLYKSPSQREATVPYQITPNGFRDVQLPDPSVTCADPSLTPGLNSRKRARMEEGDPSDA